Proteins from a single region of Lepus europaeus isolate LE1 chromosome 4, mLepTim1.pri, whole genome shotgun sequence:
- the ARF1 gene encoding ADP-ribosylation factor 1 produces the protein MGNIFANLFKGLFGKKEMRILMVGLDAAGKTTILYKLKLGEIVTTIPTIGFNVETVEYKNISFTVWDVGGQDKIRPLWRHYFQNTQGLIFVVDSNDRERVNEAREELMRMLAEDELRDAVLLVFANKQDLPNAMNAAEITDKLGLHSLRHRNWYIQATCATSGDGLYEGLDWLSNQLRNQK, from the exons ATGGGGAATATCTTTGCAAACCTCTTCAAAGGCCTTTTTGGCAAAAAGGAAATGCGCATTCTGATGGTGGGCCTGGATGCTGCAGGGAAGACGACGATTCTGTACAAGCTGAAGCTCGGTGAGATCGTGACCACCATCCCCACCATAG GTTTCAATGTGGAGACCGTTGAATACAAGAACATCAGCTTCACCGTGTGGGACGTGGGTGGCCAGGACAAGATTCGGCCACTGTGGCGCCACTACTTCCAGAACACCCAAG GCTTGATCTTTGTGGTGGATAGCAATGACAGAGAGCGAGTGAACGAGGCCCGGGAGGAGCTCATGAGGATGCTGGCTGAGGATGAGCTGCGAGACGCAGTCCTCCTGGTGTTTGCCAACAAGCAG gaCCTCCCAAATGCCATGAACGCAGCTGAAATCACAGACAAGCTGGGGCTGCACTCCCTACGCCACAGGAACTGGTACATTCAGGCCACCTGCGCCACCAGCGGGGACGGGCTCTATGAAGGACTGGACTGGCTGTCCAATCAGCTCCGGAACCAGAAGTGA